Proteins from a single region of Rhipicephalus sanguineus isolate Rsan-2018 chromosome 5, BIME_Rsan_1.4, whole genome shotgun sequence:
- the LOC119394685 gene encoding acetylcholinesterase-1-like gives MLVYTTFLYCALTTANLLASSADANSGDFVVTKTAALHGVTQTHLGKTVKAYLGVPYAEPPVGHLRFSRPVRAKQMDRMVLATEFRPPCMQLNGALQDLPWFQVDDGVSSEDCLYLNVWTTECGGRENNASCPLKPVLVWLHGGGFRGGSSTMDVYNGGTLAASGDIVVVTLNYRLGAFGFLSLNVSNIPGNMGLYDQHLALRWLRSNVQYFGGDPKEIVLAGQDAGATSVGLHLTSPMSRRLIRRAVLIGGAPNWLVDPLSTSSSYVRALMLTSALACSDSSVRTAPVVARCLREAKAKTIARAESEIFKQAYYTFWPRDRDELVPMDPVTAVARGHVLPVDVLVGVTAESGFSQGMAFQRTLFDPKTSSPEMSKESATSVLEDVLFLFPRSARDEVAQFYFENSTDDRAGSVRAALAQALGDVFINCPAVFFAESYGDRPMKSFFYKFSYRPTFSRWPAWFGSTHFDDVPFLFGVPLRHPNKFSSKDVAVSRMMVETLTSFVKTG, from the coding sequence ATGCTCGTATACACGACGTTTCTCTACTGTGCACTCACGACAGCGAATCTGCTGGCCTCGTCGGCGGACGCGAACTCTGGAGACTTCGTGGTGACGAAGACTGCAGCCCTGCACGGCGTGACGCAGACACACCTGGGCAAGACGGTGAAGGCGTACCTTGGCGTTCCCTACGCCGAGCCCCCCGTGGGTCACCTGCGCTTTTCGAGGCCCGTGCGAGCCAAGCAGATGGACCGGATGGTCCTCGCCACCGAGTTCCGGCCACCGTGCATGCAACTCAACGGCGCTCTGCAAGACCTACCCTGGTTTCAGGTAGACGACGGTGTCAGCTCCGAAGATTGCCTTTACCTGAATGTTTGGACGACTGAATGCGGAGGGCGAGAAAATAACGCTTCGTGCCCTCTAAAACCCGTACTCGTGTGGCTCCACGGAGGCGGATTCAGGGGCGGTTCCTCCACTATGGATGTTTACAACGGCGGAACGCTGGCCGCATCGGGGGATATAGTAGTCGTGACGCTCAACTATAGGCTCGGCGCGTTTGGCTTTCTAAGTCTCAACGTGTCGAACATTCCGGGAAATATGGGCCTCTACGACCAACACCTAGCGCTTCGCTGGCTGCGAAGCAACGTGCAGTACTTCGGCGGCGACCCGAAAGAAATTGTTCTTGCAGGCCAGGACGCCGGTGCTACGTCAGTCGGCCTCCATCTTACCTCGCCAATGAGTCGCCGGCTCATTAGACGCGCGGTTCTCATTGGCGGCGCTCCAAACTGGCTCGTAGACCCACTGAGCACAAGTTCCAGCTACGTGAGGGCGCTCATGTTGACCAGCGCCCTGGCGTGCAGCGATTCATCAGTACGGACGGCTCCCGTGGTCGCTCGCTGCCTTAGAGAAGCCAAGGCGAAGACCATAGCGAGAGCCGAAAGCGAGATATTCAAGCAAGCCTACTACACCTTCTGGCCCAGGGACCGAGACGAGCTGGTTCCCATGGACCCGGTCACGGCTGTCGCACGCGGGCACGTCCTTCCCGTGGATGTCCTGGTCGGTGTCACTGCTGAATCCGGCTTCTCTCAAGGGATGGCGTTCCAGAGGACGCTGTTTGATCCGAAGACTTCGTCTCCCGAAATGTCAAAGGAGTCCGCAACGAGCGTGTTGGAAGACGTCCTATTTCTGTTCCCCAGGTCGGCTAGGGACGAAGTCGCCCAATTTTACTTCGAGAACAGCACCGACGATCGCGCCGGTTCTGTCAGAGCTGCCTTGGCCCAAGCTCTGGGCGACGTCTTCATCAACTGTCCGGCTGTGTTTTTTGCCGAGTCCTACGGAGACAGGCCCATGAAGTCTTTCTTTTACAAGTTCAGCTATCGGCCAACGTTCAGTCGCTGGCCTGCGTGGTTTGGGAGCACTCATTTTGATGATGTTCCATTTTTATTCGGAGTTCCTTTGAGGCATCCTAACAAGTTTTCTTCCAAGGACGTGGCTGTCAGCAGAATGATGGTGGAAACGCTGACATCTTTTGTTAAGACTGGGTAA